From one Trifolium pratense cultivar HEN17-A07 linkage group LG1, ARS_RC_1.1, whole genome shotgun sequence genomic stretch:
- the LOC123892078 gene encoding agamous-like MADS-box protein AGL80 gives MARKKLKLAYITCNSKRRETFRKRKSGLMKKVNELSTLCGIEACAIIYDQNNPQAEVWPSDSRVKSVLSRFGSLSELERNKKKVDQEVFLRESIEKTCDQLNKKKEENKKKEMANIIDPYIHNGELNSNLMSKYDFNDWSSFIDENLKEIDRKMKRMQIEAQDP, from the exons ATGGCTCGAAAGAAGCTGAAACTTGCGTATATAACATGTAACTCGAAGAGGAGGGAAACATTCAGAAAGAGGAAATCTG gTCTTATGAAGAAGGTTAATGAACTTAGCACCCTTTGTGGAATAGAAGCTTGTGCCATAATCTATGATCAGAACAATCCTCAAGCAGAGGTTTGGCCATCAGATTCAAGAGTCAAAAGTGTGTTATCGAGATTTGGGAGTTTGTCTGAATTGGAGCGAAACAAAAAGAAGGTGGATCAAGAGGTTTTCTTAAGGGAAAGCATAGAGAAAACATGTGATCAATTGAACAAAAAAAAGGAggaaaataagaagaaagaaatgGCCAATATAATTGATCCTTACATTCATAATGGTGAACTTAATAGCAATTTAATGAGCAAATATGATTTCAATGATTGGTCATCTTTTATTGATGAGAATCTAAAGGAAATCGATCGAAAGATGAAAAGAATGCAAATTGAAGCCCAAGATCCTTAG